The stretch of DNA GCGTTCACACTGGAGATAAGCCTTatacctgccaacagtgtggaaacaGATTCACTCGAAAAGAAAGCCTTAATAggcacatgagagttcacactggagagaaaccttacatgTGCACTcggtgtggaaagagtttcaatcaAAAAGGACACTTTGAAgaacacatgagaattcacactggagagagcccATTTATgtgccaacagtgtggacacAGATTCAATCATAGAGGAAGCCTTAACCggcacatgagagttcacactggagagaagccttacacgtgtcctcaatgtggaaagagcttcAGTCAACATGGAAATCTTGTAAAccacatgaaaattcacactgGACAGAGCCTTTTCACCTGCCAACTGTGTAAACTAAGTTTCACTCTGAAAGGAAACCTTAAAAAACACATGAtaactcacactggagagaagttGTTTAGATGTCATTTATGTGAAAAGACTTTTGGATATAAGGTAACCCTTAAGTACCACATGAGGATTCATGTATGAAAGAACTgttttatatctcaaaattgtgGTATGAGTTCACAATTTCCACAGTAAGTAATTTCATGTGCCATCACTGTGAAATGAAGTGCATAAATAAAGCAAACCTTGAGATTTATCTACGATCCCAAGTTTAATCCTGGTACTGGGGACCTCACGTTTGcggcaatattataagaaaacatggaattattTTCCAAtgctatgccgatgatactcagttatatacaatatattcatTCCATTTACTGATACACATTTGCTTAAACATTCTTACATTTCGGACATCATTTTCCACTCCTGTGATCATTGCTTCACATTCTGCAATATCGGCCATTTATTAAGGTTGTGCCCCAGTTTTAATGCCAAAGATGGaactgtgaagacatcatcatcTCGTAATCCTGAGGTATCTTAAACAGCCTTGATAACATGATAGAAGTTTGTGGATATAAAAAAgtctttaatacttttaatacTAATAACAGCTTTCCCTCTTTCCTAGCACACACCAACAGCCTTCCAGTTCTGATGTATTTGTGCTTGGTTTTGTGGCTCCCCATTTTGTTGCACAAGTGTTCTCCAAATATGACGATGCATGTATCACTGCACCTGTGTTACTTCGTCTTACTTCATGTCGctttccatatttttttttttcactctttcAAGAACAGGCTGTacacatacactgtaaaaaatgatttgtTGACACAACTTGACTTAGTCAAGTCATCTTGTTGCATTGACTTAGTTAAGTTTAGCCAACATTAGGTGTTAAGTTCACTCAACCTATATGTAGTTGTTGCAATAACTTGCAGTAAATTGAGCCAACATACTGTATCAATTAATGAGCACTTAGAATGTTTAGTTAAGTCAACTGAAAAACATATTGGTTGAACTTAATTTCTCATGTTTTCACAACCATGAACCAAGTCTAACTGACataaaatagtaatttttacTCAACATCATAACTTAACTATTTAAGTTTACTGGACTTCATTGCTTTGACAAGAAGTTCTAGATCTCTATCTGGAACCagattttttatgaaatcaacACAACTGCAAAATCGAATctcagcatttatttttaaaccgAGACACTGcatcaaaaacagaaaaagaattATCTTGCATAGATATAAAACACAAGAAAAACCCTCACACACAGCTCACACAAACATGTGCAAACTTCTATG from Chanodichthys erythropterus isolate Z2021 chromosome 8, ASM2448905v1, whole genome shotgun sequence encodes:
- the LOC137024998 gene encoding zinc finger protein 501-like isoform X2, which produces MEPDWRTSFLYYHSLLESRHALNADLMALKEEAEVWNEMEEKDQYKHHHNFINGETFFSSSQPENTSSLKGTQKAGTRRHYICQQCGKSFNQKGHFKEHMRIHTGESPFICNQCGSRFNQRGSLNRHMKVHTGEKPYTCPHCGKSFSQRGHFKDHMSVHTGDKPYTCQQCGNRFTRKESLNRHMRVHTGEKPYMCTRCGKSFNQKGHFEEHMRIHTGESPFMCQQCGHRFNHRGSLNRHMRVHTGEKPYTCPQCGKSFSQHGNLVNHMKIHTGQSLFTCQLCKLSFTLKGNLKKHMITHTGEKLFRCHLCEKTFGYKVTLKYHMRIHV
- the LOC137024998 gene encoding zinc finger protein 501-like isoform X1, which translates into the protein MAFIKEEGEEMKIEETFRVKQEDTETQTDLMALKEEAEVWNEMEEKDQYKHHHNFINGETFFSSSQPENTSSLKGTQKAGTRRHYICQQCGKSFNQKGHFKEHMRIHTGESPFICNQCGSRFNQRGSLNRHMKVHTGEKPYTCPHCGKSFSQRGHFKDHMSVHTGDKPYTCQQCGNRFTRKESLNRHMRVHTGEKPYMCTRCGKSFNQKGHFEEHMRIHTGESPFMCQQCGHRFNHRGSLNRHMRVHTGEKPYTCPQCGKSFSQHGNLVNHMKIHTGQSLFTCQLCKLSFTLKGNLKKHMITHTGEKLFRCHLCEKTFGYKVTLKYHMRIHV
- the LOC137024998 gene encoding zinc finger protein 501-like isoform X3 gives rise to the protein MALKEEAEVWNEMEEKDQYKHHHNFINGETFFSSSQPENTSSLKGTQKAGTRRHYICQQCGKSFNQKGHFKEHMRIHTGESPFICNQCGSRFNQRGSLNRHMKVHTGEKPYTCPHCGKSFSQRGHFKDHMSVHTGDKPYTCQQCGNRFTRKESLNRHMRVHTGEKPYMCTRCGKSFNQKGHFEEHMRIHTGESPFMCQQCGHRFNHRGSLNRHMRVHTGEKPYTCPQCGKSFSQHGNLVNHMKIHTGQSLFTCQLCKLSFTLKGNLKKHMITHTGEKLFRCHLCEKTFGYKVTLKYHMRIHV